From the Leptospira perdikensis genome, the window TGGTGGGAGTTATGCAGGACTCTCGGCGGCCTTATCACTTGTTCGTTCTCTGCGAAATGTTGTTGTGATTGATTCGGAAAGGCCTTGTAACCAAAATACACCTTTCTCACATAACTTCGTTACTCACGACGGAAAAACTCCCAACCAAATCCGCTCCATGGCATTAGCTGATTTAAAGGAATACAAAACATTTAAACTACAGTTAGGTGAAGCGACATCAATTCAAAAACAAGGGTCTGGATATTTAATCAAAGGAAATGGATTTGCAGATATCCAATCGAATCAAATCATTTTTGCAACAGGTGTTAAAGACATCTTACCAGAGATTCCCGGTTTTACCGAATCTTGGGGAAAAACTGTCATCCATTGTCCCTATTGCCACGGATATGAATTTGTGGGGAACCAAACTGGTCTTTGGATGAATGAACCGGGTGTATTCGAACATGCTAAATTTCTAAAACATTGGTCAAAAGAAATTACAATATTTACCAACGGTCCCATCCAATTCACAAAAGAAGAAGAAACCAACATAGAAAAAGAAGGGATAAGAGTAATTACTGATGTAGTAACAGAACTTTTACACAAAGAAGGTAAAATCTCAAGTTTACAATTGAACTCTGGAAAAGAAATTCCACTGCAAACATTATATTCAAAAATGCCTATCGTTCAACATTCTAAGTTACCGGAAGAATTAGGATGTAAACTTCTTCCCAGTGGTCATATAGATGTGACTCCGTTTTTTGAAACTAGTATTTCTAATGTGTATGCAGTGGGAGATATGGCTTCTATGTTTCGATCTGTGGCCCACGCCGTTCATTCAGGAAACATGGCCGGTGCCAAACTCAACCGAGCCATGATTCTGTCTTAGTTACACTTCTTCTACAAAATAAGGTCTAGTGTATTCTCGAACGATCTCCACTACAAAACGGCCCCAAGATTTGGGGTCTTCCTGGGAGATATTCACTTGTTTGATTTTAGGGAAATAGGCTGTAGGTTTAAAAACGGTATGGGTGAGTTCCAATGTTCGGAGGTAGTTATCCAATCGTTTTACTTTTACAAAATTGATGATTTCGTTTTGGATTTTTTCTTTTGGTAAGTAACCCACGATGATCATTCGGGGGAATAGGTTTTTTTTGAGGAGTCCTATAAAGTCCTCAAAACTATCGACTCGGTCAATAAACCCTTCATAAGCACCACCACCTAGGTTCATGATTTGGGTCACAATGTCCATGGAAAAGGAGACTCCTTCCATGGTTGACATGTCCGAAATGATGACTAGGCCCTCGTCCGGCTGGAACACCTTAAACATATCCGCACCCTTAAAATGGCGACGAAGGAGTTTGGCGGCCGACACATCGATTTCCTGGGCTTTCGCGAGGAGAACCTTCCCTTGGGGGTCTAGGATGGGATCTCGCGTGATGAGGTACCGTTTTTTCACGGCATTTTGGTTCATGACTCGAAAGGCCTTTACTTTTTCCTCGATTTCATCCAAGGTTGAGTAACCAATCTTAAGTACATTTTCCCGTTTGCGTTTCCCGATGTCTGTTTCTTCCATGAAAGCTTGGTGCCTAAATCTTTGTATTGCTTATCCTATGGTAATTCTACCAATGTATAGCATATTTTTGTCTAAGGAATAGAATGAGGTTTAATTTTTCCCTATTTCCCCCACTGTTACTCATAATTGGTTGTACTTCGGTAGATTTTATCCCGGAACCTGATTACAGGCCAAATGA encodes:
- a CDS encoding NAD(P)/FAD-dependent oxidoreductase, coding for MESIQKFDITIIGGSYAGLSAALSLVRSLRNVVVIDSERPCNQNTPFSHNFVTHDGKTPNQIRSMALADLKEYKTFKLQLGEATSIQKQGSGYLIKGNGFADIQSNQIIFATGVKDILPEIPGFTESWGKTVIHCPYCHGYEFVGNQTGLWMNEPGVFEHAKFLKHWSKEITIFTNGPIQFTKEEETNIEKEGIRVITDVVTELLHKEGKISSLQLNSGKEIPLQTLYSKMPIVQHSKLPEELGCKLLPSGHIDVTPFFETSISNVYAVGDMASMFRSVAHAVHSGNMAGAKLNRAMILS